In the Corynebacterium kroppenstedtii genome, one interval contains:
- a CDS encoding nucleoside recognition domain-containing protein, translating to MVWLLQSTPVVGGHSWGDDDLDPQDSVYGAVSQTVAPVFAPAGFDSWSLSGPLITGFVAKEAVISSWAQTYALQDPSDEDAVDQGHSALAQAIRQDFNHSSGGHTYPAVWAFMVFLLAYTPCVATLAAQKREIGLKWTLVGIAIQLAVAWALAVVTFQVLRLFF from the coding sequence GTGGTGTGGCTGCTGCAGTCAACTCCCGTCGTTGGGGGCCACAGCTGGGGTGACGACGATCTAGATCCGCAGGATTCAGTCTATGGCGCGGTATCCCAAACAGTTGCACCTGTTTTTGCCCCGGCTGGCTTCGATTCCTGGTCGCTGTCGGGTCCATTGATTACGGGCTTCGTTGCCAAGGAAGCCGTGATTTCGTCGTGGGCCCAGACGTATGCCCTACAAGACCCGTCGGATGAAGATGCTGTGGACCAGGGACACTCTGCACTGGCTCAGGCCATCCGTCAGGACTTTAATCACTCATCAGGTGGTCACACGTACCCGGCAGTGTGGGCTTTCATGGTCTTCTTGCTGGCTTATACTCCATGCGTGGCTACACTGGCTGCCCAAAAGAGAGAAATTGGGTTGAAATGGACGTTGGTGGGGATAGCTATACAGCTGGCGGTGGCCTGGGCACTGGCCGTCGTCACTTTCCAGGTACTACGTCTTTTCTTCTAG
- a CDS encoding FeoC-like transcriptional regulator, with amino-acid sequence MLFRRERDVSRHLPPRGESSGRASASSAPQGPLAMVRDAIASGAVDRSRIAENTGLARTTVDASIEHLERMGWLTKKPLGTSCSGGGCSSCPLGKADGGAGCGSHIGGTGPVALVLTRRPQCWPAVSASAVPEAASSASRH; translated from the coding sequence GTGCTGTTTCGTCGAGAACGAGATGTATCGCGCCACTTACCTCCACGGGGTGAATCTTCCGGGCGTGCATCGGCATCGTCGGCTCCACAAGGTCCGCTCGCCATGGTTCGTGACGCCATTGCCTCTGGGGCTGTTGACCGGTCACGGATCGCTGAAAACACGGGCTTGGCCCGGACCACCGTCGATGCTTCCATTGAGCACCTAGAACGCATGGGTTGGTTGACTAAAAAACCGTTGGGAACATCGTGCTCCGGCGGAGGATGCTCATCCTGCCCATTAGGCAAAGCCGATGGAGGGGCTGGATGTGGATCGCACATAGGCGGAACGGGACCGGTAGCGCTGGTCTTAACCCGCCGTCCACAGTGTTGGCCGGCTGTGTCCGCATCGGCTGTGCCTGAAGCCGCCAGCTCCGCGAGCCGGCACTAG
- the hflX gene encoding GTPase HflX, producing MPTAGELDLSERDELRALSRGSQAHTTEQSDGYDVEYRKLRLERVILVGVWTSGTTAEFEANLEELRSLAETAGSEVLESFYQRREKPDAGTYIGSGKVAELRDAVRSLGADTVICDGELSPGQLIALEKHLDVKVIDRTMLILDIFAQHAKSKEGKAQVSLAQMEYLYTRVRGWGDMMSRQAGGRAGSNGGVGLRGPGETKIEADRRRLRRDMARLRAELRSMTTAREIKRDRRDSSTTPQIAIAGYTNAGKSSLINAITGAGVLVEDALFATLDPTTRRAELADGRAVIFSDTVGFVRHLPTQLVEAFRSSLEEVASADLVLHVVDGSDPFPLKQISAVHEVFADVPNSGAETMPPEIIVVNKIDQADPIVLAQLRHELDDVVFVSAKTDENIDELASRIELFLNTRDTHVRLRVPYTRGDIVAKVHEYGTVIDEQYDTDGTILDVRVPARIAQEVHEFIQADEYT from the coding sequence ATGCCCACCGCAGGCGAACTCGACCTTAGCGAGCGGGACGAACTCCGTGCGTTGTCCCGAGGTAGCCAAGCTCACACCACGGAGCAATCCGACGGCTATGACGTCGAGTATCGAAAGCTGCGACTAGAAAGAGTCATTCTGGTCGGCGTGTGGACGTCGGGGACTACCGCTGAATTTGAAGCTAATTTGGAAGAACTTCGTTCTCTCGCAGAGACAGCTGGATCTGAGGTTCTCGAGTCTTTTTATCAGCGTCGCGAGAAACCTGACGCGGGCACGTATATCGGGTCCGGCAAAGTCGCTGAGCTCCGCGACGCGGTCCGATCATTGGGCGCGGATACAGTGATTTGCGACGGCGAACTGAGCCCGGGACAGCTCATCGCTTTAGAAAAACACCTCGATGTTAAGGTTATCGACCGCACGATGCTGATCCTCGATATTTTCGCTCAGCATGCGAAATCCAAAGAGGGAAAAGCGCAGGTTTCCCTAGCACAGATGGAATATCTTTATACGCGAGTCCGTGGTTGGGGCGACATGATGTCCCGGCAGGCGGGTGGACGGGCCGGCTCCAATGGCGGTGTTGGCCTCCGTGGTCCTGGTGAAACGAAGATTGAAGCTGACCGCCGACGTTTGCGTAGAGATATGGCTCGTCTGCGCGCGGAATTGCGAAGCATGACGACCGCTCGGGAAATCAAGCGAGATCGACGGGATAGCTCCACCACTCCGCAAATCGCGATTGCTGGTTACACGAACGCTGGAAAGTCCTCGTTAATCAATGCCATCACCGGGGCAGGGGTGCTGGTCGAGGATGCCCTTTTCGCCACATTGGATCCCACGACACGTCGGGCAGAACTTGCTGACGGGCGGGCAGTGATCTTTTCTGACACTGTTGGGTTCGTTCGGCACCTTCCCACACAGCTCGTGGAGGCTTTCCGATCGTCCTTAGAGGAAGTTGCGTCGGCAGACTTGGTGCTTCACGTTGTAGATGGTTCCGATCCCTTCCCTTTGAAACAAATTAGTGCTGTTCATGAGGTTTTTGCCGACGTACCCAATAGTGGGGCTGAGACCATGCCCCCTGAAATTATTGTTGTTAACAAGATAGATCAGGCTGACCCCATTGTTCTCGCGCAGCTCCGTCATGAGCTCGATGACGTTGTTTTTGTGTCAGCGAAGACAGACGAAAATATCGATGAACTCGCATCGCGAATCGAACTTTTCTTAAACACTCGGGATACCCATGTAAGGCTTCGTGTCCCATACACCCGCGGCGACATCGTGGCGAAAGTTCATGAGTATGGAACCGTTATCGACGAACAATACGATACCGACGGCACGATTCTCGATGTGCGAGTTCCTGCCCGTATCGCTCAAGAGGTGCACGAGTTTATTCAGGCTGACGAATATACATAA
- a CDS encoding uracil-xanthine permease family protein, giving the protein MSAQKSLLPWSVHGDGKTPRPGAVVAPDERLSWPRTIGVGMQHVIAMFGATLLVPTLTGFPVNTTLLFSGLGTMAFLLITRNRLPSYLGSSFAFIAPLTAAHSAGLSAQLGGVLAAGLALAAVGLVIMAVGQHALGAVMPPPVTGAIVALIGLNLAPAATSNVQKQPLVAGVTLGAILLFTVAGRGMVSRLGILFGVILGWVFASLTSNLAPGTSETIANAAWIGFPQFHSPVFHTGIVISTIPVVVVLIAENVGHVKAVSAMTGRNMDDLAGKALFSDGIATTVAGLCGGSGTTSYAENIGVMAATRVYSTAAYWVAAATAIILAFIPKFGALVFTIPTGVLGGATMVLYGMIGMLGIRIWQDNNVRFTNPVNLTAAAVALIAGIGNLTLRVGSVDIEGIAWGSVGIIVGYPLLRYLFEHIGEGQDASQRQY; this is encoded by the coding sequence GTGAGCGCACAAAAGAGTCTTCTCCCGTGGTCCGTGCATGGTGACGGAAAAACACCCCGACCTGGTGCTGTCGTTGCCCCCGATGAGCGATTAAGTTGGCCTCGAACTATCGGCGTGGGAATGCAACACGTCATTGCAATGTTCGGGGCTACGCTCCTTGTCCCCACCCTCACAGGGTTCCCCGTCAATACCACGCTGTTATTCTCTGGTCTGGGAACGATGGCGTTTCTCCTTATTACGAGGAATCGCCTTCCGTCATATTTAGGGTCCTCATTTGCGTTCATCGCTCCCTTAACCGCAGCTCATAGCGCGGGACTCTCCGCTCAACTGGGCGGTGTACTTGCCGCGGGGCTAGCGCTTGCAGCCGTGGGGCTGGTTATCATGGCCGTGGGACAACACGCTCTTGGCGCTGTCATGCCTCCGCCCGTAACGGGAGCAATCGTTGCACTCATTGGTTTGAATCTGGCTCCTGCCGCCACATCCAACGTGCAGAAACAGCCATTAGTTGCCGGCGTAACTCTCGGGGCAATTCTGCTCTTCACCGTGGCTGGTCGGGGGATGGTCTCGCGGCTAGGAATTCTTTTTGGGGTCATCCTGGGATGGGTTTTCGCGTCGCTGACAAGTAATTTAGCGCCAGGTACCTCTGAGACTATTGCGAATGCAGCATGGATTGGTTTTCCCCAATTCCATTCTCCCGTTTTTCACACCGGAATCGTTATTTCGACGATTCCCGTCGTCGTTGTGTTAATTGCAGAAAATGTCGGCCATGTGAAGGCTGTTTCTGCCATGACGGGAAGGAATATGGATGATTTAGCGGGCAAAGCTTTGTTTTCTGATGGTATTGCGACGACTGTTGCAGGATTGTGCGGCGGATCGGGTACAACTAGTTATGCCGAGAATATTGGTGTCATGGCGGCTACGAGAGTCTATTCGACGGCTGCGTATTGGGTTGCTGCTGCGACCGCAATAATTCTCGCCTTTATTCCTAAGTTCGGCGCTTTAGTGTTCACCATTCCCACGGGAGTTTTGGGCGGTGCGACCATGGTCTTATACGGCATGATTGGGATGCTCGGAATTCGAATTTGGCAGGATAACAATGTTCGGTTTACCAATCCCGTCAATCTAACCGCGGCTGCAGTGGCGTTAATAGCGGGTATAGGAAATCTCACATTGCGGGTGGGATCAGTCGATATCGAAGGCATCGCGTGGGGATCAGTGGGAATTATCGTGGGATACCCGCTCTTGCGCTATCTCTTCGAGCACATTGGGGAAGGGCAGGATGCTAGCCAACGTCAGTATTAA
- a CDS encoding HPr family phosphocarrier protein, whose product MASTTVTVGSTVGLHARPAAVIAEEASNYDDEILISLPDDDDAEPADAASSLMIMALGAEHGDTVEVSSENAEAVEKIAALVSQNLDNE is encoded by the coding sequence ATGGCTTCCACAACCGTGACTGTCGGTTCAACCGTTGGTCTTCACGCTCGTCCCGCAGCTGTTATCGCCGAGGAAGCATCCAACTATGATGACGAGATCTTGATCTCGCTTCCCGACGATGATGATGCAGAACCTGCCGACGCCGCTTCTTCCCTCATGATTATGGCCTTGGGCGCTGAGCACGGTGACACCGTGGAAGTTTCGTCTGAGAATGCCGAAGCTGTCGAGAAGATTGCGGCTCTGGTCTCACAAAACCTCGATAACGAGTAG
- a CDS encoding PTS fructose transporter subunit IIABC, producing MTSSSGSGSTPNTPTQKETAPAKGTQTSSAEPPVITPDLIMLDVAPGDTKEAVIKALASHAKKAGRADDAEGLTSDALTRESKSATGVPGGVAIPHCRTSHVEVPTLTFARLSKSVDFGSADGPADLVFLISAPMGGGKAHLRILSKLARSLVKASFRDSLREASDEKDAAQRILDTLAAKPKKKSASTASANKSAESAASGNGAGSTPVGAAGASTQSRVGDSHTDESEQAVTHLVAITACPTGIAHTYMAADSLSQTANARNDVDITVETQGSSGVTPLPYDVIKNADAVIFATDVGVKDRERFAGKPVIESGVKRAIDEPAVMIDEAIAASKDPHARRVKGKASSSSESSQEEGEGLGWGKRIQQALMTGVSYMIPFVAAGGLLMALAFVLSGADIAKVYETVVNNNALWNLPGQHITVDGETYNFSQAPLLIYLGAVSAYVGTLGMNFLVSALSGYIAYALGGRPGIAPGFIGGAVSVAVGAGFIGGLFTGLIAGLIAMWFNTLNPPRWLAGLMPVVIIPLVDSLITGFAMFILLGRPIASLMDALQHGLNSMSGSSAVLLGIILGLMMCFDLGGPINKAAYLFATAGLNVDDPASLKIMAAVMITGMVPPLALALATTLRPKLFNKAEQENGKAAWLLGLSFISEGAIPFAAADPLRVIPATMLGGAVSGAISMAAGVELMAPHGGVFVILAVTHVLMFFVSLVVGVIIAAAGVVALKTWWPVKTRDAAKSPASTAPSSPTTEASAKTTA from the coding sequence ATGACATCATCGAGTGGCTCCGGATCTACTCCGAATACACCGACACAAAAAGAAACAGCACCGGCGAAGGGAACACAGACGAGCTCCGCGGAGCCTCCAGTAATCACCCCGGACCTCATCATGCTCGACGTAGCTCCCGGTGACACCAAGGAAGCAGTTATTAAAGCTTTGGCCTCACACGCCAAAAAGGCTGGTCGCGCTGATGACGCCGAGGGGCTTACCTCTGACGCCTTGACTCGTGAATCAAAGTCAGCCACAGGAGTGCCTGGTGGCGTGGCAATTCCACATTGCCGAACCAGCCATGTGGAAGTTCCGACGCTAACCTTTGCGCGTCTATCCAAGTCTGTCGATTTTGGCTCCGCCGATGGCCCTGCCGACCTGGTTTTCCTTATCTCCGCTCCTATGGGCGGAGGAAAAGCACACCTGCGGATCCTTTCGAAATTGGCCCGGAGCTTGGTCAAAGCCTCCTTCCGGGATTCTCTACGCGAAGCATCCGACGAAAAAGACGCGGCTCAGCGCATTCTTGATACCTTGGCTGCCAAGCCAAAGAAGAAGTCCGCATCAACCGCGTCGGCAAACAAGAGTGCAGAATCGGCTGCCTCAGGTAACGGTGCGGGTTCGACACCCGTCGGAGCGGCGGGAGCGTCAACTCAAAGCAGAGTCGGCGACAGTCACACTGATGAATCCGAACAAGCTGTTACCCACCTTGTAGCGATTACAGCGTGCCCAACCGGTATTGCGCACACGTACATGGCTGCGGATTCTCTATCCCAAACGGCTAATGCACGTAATGATGTCGACATCACGGTTGAGACTCAGGGTTCGTCTGGAGTCACTCCCCTCCCCTACGACGTCATTAAGAATGCGGATGCCGTCATCTTTGCGACGGATGTTGGGGTCAAGGACCGTGAACGGTTCGCTGGCAAACCAGTCATCGAATCTGGCGTGAAGCGGGCTATTGATGAACCCGCGGTCATGATCGATGAAGCCATCGCCGCGTCAAAAGATCCCCATGCACGCCGTGTTAAGGGGAAAGCGTCATCGTCGTCTGAGAGCTCTCAGGAGGAGGGCGAGGGACTTGGCTGGGGTAAGCGTATTCAGCAAGCTCTGATGACCGGCGTTTCGTACATGATTCCTTTCGTGGCAGCAGGTGGCCTCCTTATGGCGCTGGCCTTCGTGCTGTCCGGTGCGGATATCGCCAAGGTTTATGAAACCGTCGTTAACAACAATGCTCTGTGGAACCTTCCTGGGCAGCACATCACTGTCGACGGTGAAACGTACAACTTCAGCCAGGCTCCTCTGCTGATCTACCTTGGCGCCGTATCGGCCTACGTCGGCACACTGGGGATGAACTTCCTCGTTAGTGCCCTGTCGGGGTATATCGCCTACGCTCTCGGCGGCCGCCCCGGTATCGCTCCAGGATTCATTGGTGGTGCCGTCTCCGTCGCTGTGGGTGCGGGGTTCATTGGTGGCTTGTTCACCGGTCTCATCGCTGGTCTCATCGCAATGTGGTTCAACACGCTTAATCCGCCACGGTGGCTAGCTGGGTTGATGCCTGTTGTGATCATTCCTCTGGTGGATTCACTCATCACCGGCTTCGCCATGTTTATCCTGCTGGGACGCCCAATAGCCTCACTGATGGACGCTTTGCAGCATGGGCTGAACTCGATGTCTGGCTCGTCCGCGGTTCTCCTCGGGATCATCCTGGGTCTCATGATGTGCTTCGACCTCGGTGGCCCCATCAACAAGGCAGCCTATTTGTTCGCCACGGCGGGTCTGAATGTCGACGATCCTGCGTCGCTGAAGATCATGGCTGCCGTCATGATTACGGGTATGGTTCCGCCGTTGGCCTTGGCTCTTGCGACGACTCTACGGCCTAAGCTTTTCAATAAAGCGGAGCAGGAAAACGGAAAAGCGGCATGGTTGCTAGGCCTGTCCTTCATTTCTGAAGGTGCTATCCCCTTCGCCGCTGCGGACCCGCTGCGTGTGATTCCGGCTACGATGCTCGGCGGCGCAGTTTCCGGGGCTATCTCGATGGCAGCTGGCGTCGAACTGATGGCTCCTCACGGCGGTGTATTCGTGATTTTGGCTGTCACCCACGTTCTCATGTTCTTCGTCTCACTCGTGGTTGGCGTAATCATCGCTGCAGCTGGCGTGGTCGCTCTGAAAACATGGTGGCCGGTTAAGACACGCGATGCTGCGAAATCGCCAGCGTCAACAGCACCGTCGTCGCCGACTACAGAGGCTTCTGCCAAAACAACAGCGTAA
- a CDS encoding 1-phosphofructokinase family hexose kinase has translation MTPNPCMDRTAVISTPLDRGGVNRITDVTDVPAGKGINVAMATHRAGEPTVAIAPASTGDPFTSLVHKTGLSFLPTPADHSVRVNLTVTEPDGTTTKLNEPGNSLEPDHVNRLTRVISDVAQRASWIVLSGSLPPGLPASWYADIVEAIRTSANGHDVKIAVDTSDKPLEELGARMLKDPAVAPDLLKPNGFEIGQILGLDGKNIEHEASQGNLKPATEAAQLLVDHGVRYVLLTLGASGAVLATQKGAWYASPPPITPVSTVGAGDSSLAGFIIGTQINGHSSGQSSATDHSVEKTALQYAVAYGSAATSLPGTTIPFPSQTQPESVTVMAGAEATALKGVS, from the coding sequence GTGACCCCTAATCCCTGTATGGATCGTACGGCTGTGATATCCACCCCACTTGATCGAGGTGGAGTGAATAGGATCACTGACGTTACCGATGTGCCTGCCGGCAAAGGCATCAACGTGGCGATGGCTACGCATCGAGCCGGCGAGCCAACCGTCGCCATTGCTCCGGCATCTACAGGTGATCCTTTTACTTCTTTAGTTCATAAAACAGGTCTCAGTTTTTTGCCGACGCCGGCTGACCATTCTGTCCGCGTCAATCTCACCGTCACGGAACCTGACGGGACTACGACGAAACTAAATGAGCCAGGCAATTCTCTTGAGCCTGATCATGTCAACAGGCTGACACGAGTGATTTCAGACGTCGCGCAGCGCGCATCGTGGATTGTTCTCTCTGGTTCACTGCCACCTGGGCTGCCTGCCTCGTGGTACGCCGATATCGTCGAAGCGATCCGTACAAGCGCCAATGGGCACGACGTCAAGATAGCGGTCGACACTTCAGATAAACCGCTTGAGGAACTCGGTGCCCGCATGCTTAAGGATCCTGCTGTTGCCCCCGATCTCTTGAAACCAAACGGTTTCGAAATCGGCCAGATCCTCGGCCTCGACGGGAAAAACATTGAACACGAAGCATCGCAGGGAAACCTCAAGCCTGCGACAGAAGCTGCTCAGCTTCTAGTTGACCACGGCGTGCGTTATGTCCTGCTCACCCTTGGTGCGTCGGGCGCGGTCTTGGCTACCCAAAAAGGTGCCTGGTATGCCTCTCCACCGCCTATCACTCCGGTGAGTACCGTCGGAGCGGGGGATTCAAGCTTGGCTGGCTTCATTATTGGTACCCAGATAAATGGTCACAGTAGCGGGCAGAGTTCAGCGACAGACCACTCAGTCGAAAAAACTGCGCTTCAATACGCTGTAGCTTATGGGTCTGCGGCGACGTCGCTGCCCGGAACGACAATCCCCTTCCCCTCCCAAACACAACCTGAATCCGTCACCGTCATGGCTGGCGCCGAAGCAACAGCCTTGAAAGGAGTGTCATGA
- a CDS encoding DeoR/GlpR family DNA-binding transcription regulator: MYAEERRRQIASLTAVEGRVSVTDLSERFSVTAETVRRDLAQLDREGAIHRVHGGAVASTNFQTLELPIDSRARAASGAKAAIGRTAMDYLPPQGAGIFLDAGTTTAVLANHIADLSSGRGWPIVTNCLPIAMNLASRNLTDLQLLGGQIRAITQAVVGDTALRTLALMRADVAFIGTNALTIDHGLSTADPQEAAVKRAMITNANRVIAMCDSSKFGRDYLVSFAALSDIDVLITDSAAPESFLSQLREHEIDVVVAQ; this comes from the coding sequence ATGTATGCAGAGGAACGACGGCGACAAATCGCTTCTCTCACCGCCGTTGAAGGCCGCGTCAGCGTCACTGATTTGTCCGAACGATTCTCAGTAACAGCAGAAACGGTTCGTCGAGATCTCGCCCAGCTCGATCGGGAAGGCGCTATCCACCGTGTTCATGGTGGTGCGGTAGCGTCCACAAATTTCCAGACACTAGAGTTGCCGATCGACAGTCGCGCGAGGGCCGCGTCCGGTGCTAAAGCCGCTATCGGACGGACAGCAATGGATTACCTCCCACCGCAAGGTGCAGGCATTTTTCTTGACGCAGGAACAACAACAGCGGTCTTGGCTAATCACATCGCAGATTTATCGTCGGGACGTGGATGGCCCATCGTCACTAACTGCCTTCCCATTGCGATGAATCTGGCAAGCCGAAACTTAACTGATCTTCAGCTACTCGGTGGTCAAATTCGTGCGATTACTCAGGCCGTTGTGGGCGATACTGCGCTGCGTACACTCGCACTAATGCGTGCTGACGTGGCATTCATTGGCACGAACGCGTTGACGATCGACCATGGCCTATCGACGGCTGATCCCCAAGAAGCAGCTGTCAAGCGAGCCATGATTACTAATGCCAATCGCGTCATCGCCATGTGCGACTCGTCGAAATTTGGCCGTGATTATCTGGTCAGTTTTGCTGCTCTGAGTGATATCGACGTTCTCATCACCGACTCTGCCGCCCCGGAAAGTTTCCTTTCCCAACTTCGCGAACACGAGATCGATGTCGTCGTCGCACAGTAA